The Candidatus Dadabacteria bacterium sequence GTTCTGACGGAAGCGAGTTCGCCGCTTGAGAGTTCCGCCGCGTTTGAAAATGCCGCCTTAACATCCTCGCTCAAGTCGGCAAGGGCGATTGTTGCATCGGCGATTTTTACCGATGTTACGCTTGAATTTGCCAGATGGAAGCTCCGCACCGCGCCGCCGGTGAGCCCGCCTCCGAGGCCGGAAGCGAGTTCGGGAGTCAAATCTTCACGCCTGATGCTTGCGTCGGCAATCTTTGAGGAATTGACGGAATTGTCCGACAGTTTTTCGCCCGTAACACTTCCGGCCACAAGAAAAGAGCCCGGCAGTCCGCCGTCCTGCAAATAGCCCCAGACAGTCGGCGCGGCTACGCTCTGCTGCCCGACAGCGCCTACAGCGCCGGAAACGCCGTCTTCATCCTCCACCGCGCCCGACGCCCCGCCTTGCTGACCGGACACGGGAGGCGGAGTTCCAAGACTCTCAATCATTCCCAACTGGCGTTCAGACGCGCCGACCTGCTCAAGAGACGCGCCCATCGCGCCGTTGGGCCCGAACACGGAAACAACCGTGCCTTCGGGCAGAGCCCTGCCCGGCGACCGCGCCACTCTGCGGTCTCCGCTTCCGCCGTATGCGCCCGCCTGTTGCCCCGCTCCCATGGCAAGGGTTCTGTCGCCGAAAGCGGCCGCTCCCCGCGCCGTCCCCCGCGTTCCTCCCGCTTCACACAATGAGGAATTGGGATAGGCCGTTGTAACGCCCGCGCTGTTTGTTACGGTAAGTCTTCCCGCCGCGGAGCAGCCGCCAAATGCGGTGCCTCCGCCGGCTCTGGCTCCCCCTCCGGCGGCAAACCCGTCAACCGCCGCGCTGTCGCGCCCGATTGACAGCGAGCCTTCCCCCTGTGAAAACGCATTGACCCCTATGGCAAGCCCGCCGTTAATTGAGACCGCGCCGTCTCCTATGGCAATTCCCCCGTTCGGGCCGAAAGCGATGTATTGCAGTTTGTCAATTTCATCCGAAAGCGCGGCGGACAGTTTTTCCTGCGTTACCGCCCCGTTTGCAATCTGGGGCGTTCCGATGCCGCCGGACATAATAAAGGTTCCGGGCAGACTTCCGGGTTGCAGATAACCCCACACAGTTCCGCCCACACCGTCGGGGCGCGTCCCAATCGTTTGGACGGAAGCGAGTTCAACTCCGGAGAGTTGCGGCGCGTTTGAGAATGCGGAGCGGACTTCGTCACTCAAGTCGGCAATTGCAATCGCCCCGTTGACAATTTTTGCCGATGTTATGCTTGAGTTTGCGAGGAATGCGCCGGGCAGGTTGCCGGGCTGGAGGTATCCCCACACCGTTCCGGTTTCACCGCCGGGGCGTGTTCCCACAGTGCTGTCCTGCGCCCCCGCCGGAGGCGCGGAGAACGCTAAAATCAAAACGGCAACGGAACAAAAGAAGGGAAATTTCACCTCCGCCCGCCCCTTCAGGAGCGATATTGCATATTCAAACATCTGCTGTAATCTCCGGACGCGCCCGAACGCGTCCCTTTATCCCGCTAAATATAAAGGAAAACGCCCGACAATTTCAACCTTCGCCGCTTGCGGTATCCCGCCCTTCGTATACACTCCGCCGTGTGATACAAGTTCCTCCCTTCCACCGGAGACACAGATGCCAAAAATCGTAATTGACGGTTCAGAGATTGAGGTTGAGCAGGGCGCAAACCTAATCGCGGCGGCGGAACTTGCGGGAATACGGATACCGCATTTCTGCTACCACCCCGCGCTGAGCGTGGTGGCGCAGTGCAGACAGTGCCTCGTTGAGGTGAAGGGAGTTCCCAAAGTGATGCCCGCGTGCAACACCTTCGCCACGGACGGCATGGAGGTTGTTACCAACTCGGAAAAAGCCGTCTCCGCGCGGCGAGCCACCGTTGAATTCACGCTCATAAACCATCCGCTTGACTGCCCCGTGTGCGACAAAGGCGGCGAGTGCCCGCTTCAGATGACCACCGTTTCCCACGGCAGGGATTACAGCAGGTTTGACCCGCCCGAAGAAAAGAAGGTCAGAAAAAAATACTATCTCGGAGAGAAAATAGTTTACGACCCCAACCGCTGCATAATGTGCACCAGATGCGTCCGCTTCACGGACGAGGTTACCGGCACCGGCGAACTGGGCTATGACAACAGGGGCTTTCGCAAAAAGATCACGGTCTTTCCCGGCATGGAACTCAACAACGAACTGTCCGGCAATGTGATAGACCTCTGCCCCGTGGGCGCGCTCCTGCCCGCCGACTCGCTCCACGGCGAGAGGGTCTGGTATCTGAAACACACGGACACCGTCTGCCCGCTGTGCAGCAACGGCTGCAACATCACTGTCGGCGCAAACTTGCGCGAAGGCGGAATTATGAGAGTGCGCCCAAGATTCAACGCGGAGGTCAACGGGCACTGGATTTGCGACCGGGGCAGGTTTGAATTTGAGGATACCGGCGCCCCGGCAAAAAGGCTCAAGCAGCCGATACGCAAAACGGAAGAGGGCGGATATGAGCCCGTCTCATGGGACGCGGCGGCGGAAATTTTTCGGGCGTCTCCCGTCTCCCGCTCCGCGATTGTGTGCTCCGCC is a genomic window containing:
- a CDS encoding molybdopterin-dependent oxidoreductase, encoding MPKIVIDGSEIEVEQGANLIAAAELAGIRIPHFCYHPALSVVAQCRQCLVEVKGVPKVMPACNTFATDGMEVVTNSEKAVSARRATVEFTLINHPLDCPVCDKGGECPLQMTTVSHGRDYSRFDPPEEKKVRKKYYLGEKIVYDPNRCIMCTRCVRFTDEVTGTGELGYDNRGFRKKITVFPGMELNNELSGNVIDLCPVGALLPADSLHGERVWYLKHTDTVCPLCSNGCNITVGANLREGGIMRVRPRFNAEVNGHWICDRGRFEFEDTGAPAKRLKQPIRKTEEGGYEPVSWDAAAEIFRASPVSRSAIVCSASLTNEELYLALKMSEEFGFSRLACNAGEPGGGGGEKKFGLISPDPFPNSAGARDLGIACGAAEVGEIISGLLSGELDSLFVIQTDLTAFGDAAAIGRALENLSFLAVLDTRLTATGRLAGLLLPGATPYEKDGTFTNDRGRVQRIRKAIDPPGEAKPEWEALKLLCASKPEQFFHNSPAEIMGEISARFKPYEAMDYDLIDFLGVGRKGDVSGQPSV